In Treponema primitia ZAS-2, a genomic segment contains:
- a CDS encoding glycosyltransferase family 32 protein, whose protein sequence is MIPKIVHYCWLSNDPVPEDLKRYMDSWKRNLHGYEYILWDFNRFDISTSLWVKQAFEAKKYAFAADYIRLYALYNYGGIYLDMDIEVLKTFNDLLYNQMIVAYEDDKKIGFEAGCLGAEKYSVYIKKCLDYYDKREFINFDGIYDTLPLPRIMNDLILSLLNKDNIEIYHSDYFTAKSFRTGIITITDNTYCIHHFAGSWLSEIDKKNIEIQYKIFKYLGDSYFSNLLLRFIFVYKHIKKYGICMSIKYYFYKIFNIR, encoded by the coding sequence ATGATCCCTAAGATAGTACATTATTGCTGGCTTTCAAACGATCCAGTACCTGAAGATTTAAAAAGATACATGGATTCATGGAAACGAAATTTGCATGGCTACGAATATATTTTATGGGATTTTAATCGCTTTGATATAAGTACTTCATTGTGGGTGAAACAAGCTTTCGAAGCAAAGAAATATGCTTTTGCAGCTGATTATATTAGACTTTATGCCCTATATAATTATGGTGGTATATATCTTGATATGGATATTGAAGTTTTAAAGACATTTAATGATTTATTATATAATCAGATGATAGTGGCTTACGAGGATGACAAAAAGATTGGTTTTGAAGCCGGGTGTTTGGGTGCTGAAAAATATTCTGTATATATAAAGAAATGTTTGGATTATTATGATAAACGGGAATTTATTAATTTTGATGGTATTTATGATACATTGCCTTTGCCAAGAATAATGAATGATCTTATTTTGAGTTTGCTTAATAAAGATAATATTGAAATTTATCATAGTGATTATTTCACTGCGAAATCTTTTAGAACTGGCATAATTACTATTACAGACAATACATATTGTATACATCATTTTGCTGGTAGCTGGCTTTCAGAGATAGATAAAAAAAATATTGAAATACAATATAAAATATTTAAATATTTAGGAGATAGTTATTTTTCAAATTTATTACTTAGATTTATTTTTGTATATAAACATATTAAAAAATATGGAATATGTATGTCTATTAAATATTATTTTTATAAAATATTTAATATTCGATAA
- a CDS encoding glycosyltransferase family 2 protein has translation MNNKSPLVSVIIPCYNSAQYVKQSILSIINQSYKNIEIIITDDCSTDDSFSVIEGLASIDNRIIVIKNSENLKLIKTLNNAIDIAKGKYIARMDADDISMPMRIEKQVSFMELHSDYAICGTNAWHINERGKIIGKAILPLSNVEIQNSKFCSCPFYHPSVIIRSNILKELNYNEIFIHTEDYALWLEILDHYKGFNLKEKLIKYRKHQDSITQKYKDIMRTTLIHIMSKYLTNKDYALSTLYIDNIFLQTKYNRNIEVDTIVIKNMKRIHNMNGYNFNISRKYYKYFKRTNNIIIFFKELSNINILIFMNRLFMYYLKRVIYILLLGYER, from the coding sequence ATGAATAATAAATCACCACTCGTATCTGTAATTATCCCATGTTATAATAGTGCGCAATATGTAAAACAATCAATATTATCAATAATAAATCAATCATACAAAAACATAGAAATTATTATTACCGATGATTGTTCAACTGATGATTCTTTTTCGGTAATTGAAGGGCTTGCAAGTATCGATAATCGTATTATTGTGATAAAAAATTCTGAAAATCTGAAATTAATTAAAACGCTGAATAATGCGATTGATATAGCCAAAGGTAAATATATTGCACGAATGGATGCTGATGATATATCTATGCCTATGCGAATAGAAAAACAGGTTTCTTTTATGGAATTGCACTCTGATTATGCAATTTGTGGTACGAACGCATGGCATATAAATGAAAGGGGGAAAATCATCGGGAAAGCTATTTTGCCTCTTTCAAATGTAGAGATCCAGAACTCAAAGTTTTGTTCATGTCCGTTTTATCATCCGTCAGTTATAATAAGAAGTAATATATTAAAAGAATTAAATTATAATGAAATATTTATACATACAGAAGATTATGCATTATGGTTAGAAATATTAGATCATTATAAAGGGTTCAATCTTAAAGAAAAGCTAATCAAATATCGTAAACATCAGGATTCTATAACACAAAAATATAAAGATATTATGCGGACAACATTAATACATATTATGTCAAAGTATTTGACAAATAAAGATTATGCTTTATCAACTTTATATATAGATAATATTTTTTTGCAGACAAAATATAATAGGAACATTGAGGTTGATACAATTGTTATAAAAAATATGAAACGTATTCATAATATGAATGGATATAATTTTAATATTTCCAGGAAATATTATAAATATTTTAAGAGAACAAATAATATTATCATCTTTTTTAAAGAGCTATCAAATATTAATATACTTATTTTTATGAATAGGTTGTTTATGTATTACTTAAAAAGAGTTATTTATATATTGCTGTTAGGATATGAGAGATGA
- a CDS encoding UbiA prenyltransferase family protein has product MKIYPFVREKYSIIKMYLKCARFDHWVKQIFIFPGIIFALLLIDSSVINTRSIIFGFFATCLIASANYIINEWLDAKFDKYHPTKKNRPVVSLKLKSGYIIFEYIIFSIFGLFLAWIVNGFVFIFVLALFIMGIIYNVQPLRSKDIQYIDVLSESINNALRFLIGWFTVTSVYWPPVSIVFGYWMGGAFLMATKRFAEYRMIANKEQAGLYRKSFKYYSEKTLLISAFLYALLSVFFCGIFMIKYRIELLIAVPFLCGLFCIYLNICYKFDSSAQKPEKLFKEKGLMAYILFFIVLLLILLFVPLPFLQYFLETSFITS; this is encoded by the coding sequence ATGAAAATTTATCCTTTTGTTCGAGAAAAATATTCAATTATAAAAATGTATTTAAAATGTGCTCGCTTTGATCATTGGGTGAAACAAATATTCATATTTCCTGGCATAATATTCGCATTACTTCTCATTGATTCTTCTGTTATTAATACACGAAGTATTATTTTTGGTTTTTTTGCTACATGTTTAATTGCTTCCGCTAATTATATAATTAATGAATGGCTTGATGCGAAATTTGATAAATATCACCCTACAAAGAAAAATAGGCCTGTTGTTTCCCTGAAACTCAAATCAGGATATATTATTTTTGAATATATTATTTTTTCCATTTTTGGACTTTTTCTGGCATGGATAGTTAACGGCTTTGTGTTTATTTTTGTATTAGCTCTTTTTATTATGGGAATTATTTATAATGTACAACCTTTGCGCTCAAAAGATATCCAATATATAGATGTACTATCAGAGAGTATTAATAACGCATTACGCTTTCTTATAGGTTGGTTCACCGTTACTTCTGTTTATTGGCCGCCGGTTAGTATTGTTTTTGGGTATTGGATGGGTGGGGCATTTCTTATGGCTACAAAAAGATTTGCGGAGTATAGGATGATTGCCAACAAAGAGCAAGCAGGATTGTATCGTAAATCGTTTAAATATTATAGTGAAAAAACGCTTTTAATATCAGCTTTTCTTTATGCATTACTTTCAGTATTTTTTTGTGGTATTTTTATGATTAAATATCGAATAGAATTATTAATTGCAGTACCTTTTTTATGTGGCTTGTTCTGTATTTATTTGAATATTTGTTATAAGTTTGATTCTTCGGCACAAAAACCGGAAAAACTATTTAAAGAAAAAGGATTAATGGCATATATATTATTCTTTATTGTTTTACTTTTGATATTGTTGTTTGTGCCATTGCCATTCTTACAATATTTTTTAGAAACATCATTTATAACATCATGA
- a CDS encoding SMR family transporter, producing the protein MTIKNIFQILLGVSLNSVAQLLMRKGMLQVGIIIFDNTLFNLIPKIISNIFLWLSIFCYILSAFVWMAVLSKVEVSFAYAFNSLGFVIISVSGYFLFNENITCLKIIGFILICSGVYCVSRS; encoded by the coding sequence ATGACGATAAAAAACATTTTTCAAATCTTATTAGGAGTATCTTTAAATTCTGTTGCACAACTGTTAATGCGAAAAGGTATGTTGCAAGTTGGAATAATTATATTTGATAATACGCTATTTAATTTAATACCCAAGATTATAAGTAATATTTTTTTATGGTTATCTATCTTTTGTTATATTTTGAGTGCTTTTGTTTGGATGGCAGTACTTTCAAAGGTAGAAGTAAGTTTTGCATATGCGTTTAATAGTTTAGGATTTGTTATTATTTCCGTTTCAGGCTATTTTTTATTTAATGAAAATATTACATGCCTAAAAATTATTGGATTTATTCTTATTTGTAGCGGTGTTTATTGTGTTTCAAGAAGTTGA
- a CDS encoding HAD family hydrolase: MRKFKKGKIFDYNCIILDMDGTLYYQFPLRVCIVFMILCHYILHLTKIKEVFILWKFRKLRENYIASINKDDFEEELYKKLSEYYHESLESIKKLIDYWINERPLPLIYFFRDRKLIKAIQKLKMNGIKIIVYSDYPVEKKISALKTLYVDYQFCAHDKNINCLKPDIQGIKYIIDVLRESIENILFIGDRYIKDGKCAAGVGMDYIILSRNPFLRAFQIFSMF; the protein is encoded by the coding sequence ATGCGTAAATTTAAAAAAGGGAAAATATTTGATTATAATTGTATTATATTAGACATGGATGGAACTTTATATTATCAATTTCCTTTGCGTGTTTGTATAGTATTTATGATATTATGTCATTATATATTACATTTAACAAAAATCAAAGAAGTATTTATATTATGGAAATTCAGAAAATTGAGAGAAAATTATATTGCATCAATTAATAAAGATGATTTCGAAGAAGAATTATATAAAAAATTATCAGAATACTATCATGAAAGTTTAGAAAGCATTAAAAAATTAATTGATTATTGGATTAATGAGCGGCCGTTACCACTTATATATTTTTTTAGGGATAGAAAATTAATAAAGGCAATACAAAAGTTGAAAATGAATGGGATAAAAATTATCGTATATTCGGATTATCCTGTAGAAAAAAAAATCTCAGCCTTAAAAACACTCTATGTCGATTATCAATTTTGCGCTCATGATAAAAACATTAATTGTCTCAAGCCGGACATACAGGGTATTAAATACATCATTGATGTCTTACGGGAATCAATTGAAAATATACTTTTCATAGGTGATAGATATATAAAAGATGGCAAGTGTGCAGCGGGTGTGGGTATGGATTATATTATTTTATCTAGAAATCCTTTTTTAAGAGCATTTCAAATATTTTCTATGTTTTAA
- a CDS encoding O-antigen polymerase, translating to MEDNSILENKEIKLISKLIIFVLFFLYLYPLKFIFFSGISTRLFIGGIGFILFATKRLTTLPSKIFIVKKEWAVISFLLCFILVISLLTNMINRTSETQFTTYPISMIMIFFAAYFISTILKLNYGCIKFELIANYIVICIFMQMIFAILIIIFPSFRGIVNMLSDESGGIHFIKNDILLRVIGLSSHSFGAGVINSFGLLLISLMIKQYALKWNEYLYLIFGFFLVSIVGCMMSRTTVVGILLSFFILIHKSLILKFRFTKKFRSGLKSIVFIIIFGTILLFILFNDIIMNLETFFRYGFEFLYNLSEKGDLSSASTDQLIDMYKTIPSEIKTWIIGDGYWADPLGDGYYMHTDVGYMRSIFYYGLIGTLIYYAYEMALIWFADRKTNKEFQLFFAISAILLLICSLKGFTNFTSFVAVFLFCKKDNICNLHNR from the coding sequence ATGGAGGATAATTCTATCCTTGAAAATAAAGAAATAAAATTAATTTCTAAATTAATAATCTTTGTCTTATTCTTCTTATATTTATACCCCTTAAAGTTTATTTTTTTTTCTGGTATAAGTACTAGATTATTTATAGGAGGCATTGGTTTTATTTTATTTGCTACTAAACGGCTAACAACATTACCTAGCAAGATATTTATTGTTAAGAAAGAATGGGCGGTAATTTCATTTTTATTGTGCTTTATATTAGTTATCTCTCTTTTGACTAATATGATAAATAGAACGTCGGAAACTCAATTTACAACTTATCCAATATCAATGATAATGATATTTTTTGCTGCATATTTTATATCAACTATTCTAAAATTAAACTATGGATGTATTAAATTCGAATTAATAGCTAACTATATCGTTATATGCATTTTCATGCAAATGATATTTGCCATTTTAATAATTATATTTCCTTCATTTAGAGGTATAGTAAATATGTTGTCTGATGAATCTGGAGGTATACATTTTATTAAAAACGATATTTTATTGCGAGTAATTGGTTTAAGTAGTCATTCATTTGGCGCTGGCGTTATTAATAGTTTTGGCCTACTACTAATATCATTAATGATAAAACAATATGCTTTAAAATGGAATGAATATTTATATCTAATATTTGGGTTTTTTTTGGTGAGTATTGTCGGTTGTATGATGTCAAGGACGACTGTTGTTGGAATTTTATTGTCGTTCTTTATATTGATTCATAAATCACTGATATTAAAATTCAGGTTCACCAAGAAATTTCGGTCTGGATTAAAATCAATAGTTTTTATTATTATATTTGGCACAATTTTATTATTCATATTGTTCAATGATATAATTATGAATTTAGAAACTTTTTTCCGTTATGGTTTTGAGTTTTTATATAATCTTTCTGAAAAAGGAGATCTAAGCTCAGCGTCTACAGATCAATTAATTGATATGTATAAAACTATTCCTTCTGAGATAAAAACATGGATTATTGGAGATGGATATTGGGCCGACCCCTTGGGAGATGGATATTACATGCATACTGATGTAGGTTATATGCGAAGTATATTTTATTATGGGTTGATAGGAACTCTTATTTATTATGCATATGAAATGGCGCTTATATGGTTCGCGGATAGAAAGACGAATAAAGAGTTTCAGCTTTTTTTTGCTATAAGCGCAATTCTCTTATTGATTTGTAGTCTAAAAGGTTTTACGAATTTTACATCATTTGTTGCAGTCTTTTTGTTTTGCAAAAAAGATAATATTTGTAATCTACACAATAGATAA
- a CDS encoding glycosyltransferase family 1 protein, translated as MANKINILVASMYPGIFGGIDRCIMNYVINMNPDKFQFDFICYSYHNEQPGCRKEIIDNGGRIFIVPGRKKNISNYKMLNKICKNNYYDIVWVNLGDLFNIRLLKIARKHNIRKRIVHGHSIGSEAGIISRLVHQINKILLPKYATDFWACSKIAGEYFFTKKIRCSSSFKIIHNAIDAKKFNFKNDIRNMKRKELNVDGNFVIGHVGRFSPVKNHQFLVKIFYEIYKKCPDSILLLIGEGELRTDIERLVKSLALEKNIYFLGHRMDMPELFHAMDVFVFPSYFEGLGLAVVEAQAASLQCFVSKTVPTEVKIVRDSVSFIDINETAEKWADEILQKKYYQRISTLEEMKNQEYDIKTESKKMELYLS; from the coding sequence ATGGCAAATAAGATAAATATTCTTGTTGCAAGTATGTACCCTGGTATTTTTGGCGGCATAGATAGGTGTATTATGAATTATGTAATAAATATGAATCCTGATAAATTTCAATTTGATTTTATTTGTTATAGTTATCATAATGAGCAGCCTGGTTGCAGGAAAGAAATAATAGATAATGGAGGACGAATATTCATAGTTCCAGGAAGAAAAAAAAATATTTCTAACTATAAAATGTTAAACAAAATATGTAAAAATAATTATTATGATATTGTATGGGTAAATCTGGGAGATTTATTTAATATTCGTTTACTGAAAATTGCACGCAAACACAATATTAGAAAACGTATAGTGCATGGGCATAGTATTGGTAGCGAAGCTGGGATTATAAGTCGCCTCGTTCATCAGATAAATAAAATATTATTACCAAAATATGCAACTGATTTTTGGGCATGTTCAAAAATAGCAGGCGAATATTTTTTTACAAAGAAGATACGTTGTTCTTCTTCTTTTAAAATTATTCATAACGCAATAGACGCAAAAAAATTTAATTTTAAAAACGATATAAGAAACATGAAAAGAAAGGAACTCAACGTTGATGGAAATTTTGTTATTGGTCACGTTGGACGATTTTCACCTGTAAAAAATCATCAATTTCTTGTTAAAATATTTTATGAAATATACAAAAAGTGTCCTGATTCAATACTTTTATTGATAGGCGAAGGTGAATTACGTACAGATATTGAACGACTTGTTAAATCACTGGCATTAGAAAAAAATATCTATTTTCTTGGACATCGTATGGATATGCCTGAATTGTTTCATGCCATGGACGTATTTGTCTTTCCTTCATATTTTGAAGGTTTGGGATTAGCCGTAGTTGAAGCTCAAGCTGCATCATTGCAATGCTTTGTTTCGAAAACAGTACCCACGGAAGTTAAGATAGTTCGTGATTCGGTTTCTTTTATTGATATAAATGAAACCGCAGAAAAATGGGCGGATGAAATATTGCAAAAGAAATATTATCAAAGAATTAGTACTTTGGAGGAAATGAAAAATCAAGAGTATGATATAAAAACAGAATCTAAAAAAATGGAATTATATTTGAGTTAG
- a CDS encoding TylF/MycF/NovP-related O-methyltransferase, which translates to MLISLPFVYFKEIARKIINTLLVKMRYAICKDMIYLGRNRNLYVNIGDYVRISSLELVAYNINENNIEGCVAELGVYKGDFAQHINILFPDRKLYLFDTFEGFDARDVMVDVKNKYSAGTQNFSGTSIELVLNKMRYPKNCLIKKGYFPETTKDIEERFVFVSIDADLLEPIYQGLKYFYPRLQKGGCIFVHDFNNMEYAGAKAAVKKYSMELNIPYFPLSDICGSVVFIK; encoded by the coding sequence ATGTTAATTTCATTACCATTTGTTTATTTCAAGGAAATAGCCAGAAAGATAATAAATACTCTTTTAGTAAAAATGCGGTATGCTATTTGTAAAGATATGATATATTTAGGAAGGAATAGAAATTTATATGTAAATATAGGTGATTATGTTCGTATATCATCTCTAGAACTTGTTGCATATAATATTAATGAAAATAATATAGAGGGTTGTGTTGCAGAACTTGGTGTATACAAAGGAGATTTTGCCCAACATATAAATATTTTATTTCCGGACAGAAAACTATATTTGTTTGATACATTTGAAGGATTTGATGCAAGAGATGTTATGGTTGATGTTAAAAACAAATATTCAGCTGGCACACAGAACTTTTCTGGGACGAGTATAGAATTGGTTCTAAATAAAATGAGATACCCTAAAAATTGTTTAATTAAAAAAGGATATTTTCCAGAAACAACAAAAGACATTGAAGAAAGATTTGTATTTGTAAGTATTGATGCTGATTTACTTGAACCAATATATCAAGGACTTAAATATTTTTATCCGAGATTACAAAAGGGGGGATGTATTTTTGTTCATGATTTTAATAATATGGAATATGCTGGTGCAAAAGCAGCGGTAAAAAAATATTCAATGGAATTAAATATACCATATTTCCCATTAAGTGATATTTGTGGTAGTGTAGTATTTATAAAATAA
- a CDS encoding glycosyltransferase family 4 protein, with product MNNILFITAFPPNNKSGGQTFSMNLLRDLATKYSIDLVYFSYKNHTIDPTLQLNLAKIFTVKNANSLICPIIHPIFTRRFNRTILNYLKGIIKNYDIVFFDHIQVGLYAVYLNHPYKIIRCHDILAQKYTRSGIIVKQWISITEKKILKMVHKIFVPSEKDVNFVKKVYGIDVLFTHEYLKKYSYSTTKKMDNIFIFFGVWSRKENVKGLIWFIKNVYPRINCSSDIRFIIIGGELASKLQKRYVLPYHNIEYIGFVENPLDILHTSSALVAPLFAGAGVKVKVIDAFTTGTPVIGTDITFEGLPFIEKLVYHADDPQEYADIINNFCSMSFNEKQQNAQKFCMQYNNHHLVEQL from the coding sequence ATGAATAATATTCTTTTTATCACAGCCTTCCCACCAAATAATAAAAGTGGCGGACAGACGTTTTCTATGAACCTACTTAGAGATTTAGCAACAAAATATAGTATTGACTTAGTTTATTTTTCGTATAAAAATCATACTATTGATCCAACTTTACAATTAAATTTAGCAAAAATATTTACTGTTAAAAATGCTAATTCTCTAATTTGCCCTATAATCCATCCAATTTTTACTAGGCGGTTTAATAGAACTATATTAAATTATTTAAAAGGCATTATAAAAAATTACGACATAGTATTTTTTGACCATATACAGGTTGGTTTGTATGCAGTCTATTTAAATCATCCTTATAAAATAATACGATGCCATGATATATTAGCACAAAAATATACGCGATCAGGAATAATTGTAAAACAATGGATTAGCATAACAGAAAAGAAAATATTAAAGATGGTTCATAAAATATTTGTTCCGTCAGAAAAAGATGTAAATTTTGTAAAAAAAGTATATGGAATTGATGTTCTTTTCACCCATGAATACTTAAAAAAATATTCTTACAGTACTACAAAAAAAATGGATAATATTTTTATCTTTTTTGGCGTATGGTCACGGAAAGAAAACGTTAAAGGATTAATCTGGTTTATCAAAAATGTATACCCGCGTATCAATTGTAGTTCTGATATTAGATTTATAATAATCGGTGGTGAATTAGCTTCAAAACTACAAAAAAGATATGTATTGCCTTATCATAATATTGAATATATTGGTTTTGTTGAAAACCCGCTTGATATCTTGCATACCTCTAGCGCTCTTGTTGCGCCTCTTTTTGCAGGAGCCGGAGTTAAGGTTAAAGTTATTGATGCGTTTACTACAGGGACTCCGGTTATAGGAACGGATATAACTTTTGAAGGATTACCGTTTATAGAAAAACTGGTTTATCACGCAGATGATCCGCAGGAATATGCGGATATTATAAATAATTTTTGTTCTATGTCTTTTAATGAAAAGCAACAAAACGCGCAAAAGTTTTGTATGCAATATAATAACCATCATTTAGTGGAACAATTATAA
- a CDS encoding glycosyltransferase: MEIKDKTCKPNIAVLLAAYNGEEWIYEQIKTILNQNDVNIHIYISVDLSTDNTYNIVRSLSEECSEITLLPYGEIFGSAAKNFYNLILNVPIEDYDYISLSDQDDIWLEDKLSKAIDKLNKLNADGYSSNVMAVWESGKKVLIKKSFPQRKYDYLFEAPGPGCTFLLKNNLIIGLKKIMADKKKYLFQLNMHDWFIYAYARSHNYKWIIDNKYYINYRQHNHNELGANFGYRAFINRIKIMLTGYGISQSILIINYLELQDIPFVQKWYAANKIDFRNLALNTNQCRRRRKDRFFFFVLCILLLIINKFKGIYDSKIYFAG, from the coding sequence TTGGAAATAAAAGATAAAACTTGTAAGCCAAATATTGCTGTATTATTAGCTGCATATAATGGAGAAGAATGGATATATGAACAAATAAAAACCATTTTAAATCAAAATGATGTAAATATACATATATACATTAGTGTTGATCTGTCTACAGATAATACTTATAATATTGTAAGAAGTTTATCGGAAGAATGCTCTGAAATAACTCTTTTGCCTTATGGAGAAATATTTGGAAGTGCCGCAAAAAATTTTTATAATCTCATATTAAATGTGCCTATAGAAGATTATGATTATATTTCATTATCAGATCAGGATGATATTTGGCTCGAAGACAAGTTATCCAAGGCTATTGATAAATTAAATAAACTAAATGCGGATGGCTATTCTAGTAATGTAATGGCTGTTTGGGAAAGTGGAAAAAAAGTTTTAATTAAGAAATCATTTCCTCAGCGTAAATATGATTATTTATTTGAAGCACCAGGGCCGGGCTGTACTTTTTTGTTGAAAAACAATTTGATAATTGGACTTAAAAAAATAATGGCTGATAAAAAAAAATATTTATTTCAATTAAATATGCATGATTGGTTTATATATGCGTATGCGCGAAGTCATAATTATAAATGGATAATAGACAATAAATATTATATAAACTATAGACAACATAATCATAATGAATTGGGAGCAAATTTTGGATATAGAGCATTTATTAATAGAATAAAAATTATGCTAACGGGATATGGAATTAGCCAATCAATTTTAATTATAAATTATCTTGAGTTACAAGATATTCCATTTGTACAAAAATGGTATGCCGCTAATAAAATTGATTTTAGAAATCTTGCACTAAACACAAATCAATGCAGACGAAGAAGAAAAGATAGGTTTTTCTTCTTCGTACTTTGTATATTATTGTTGATTATAAATAAATTCAAGGGAATTTATGATTCAAAAATATATTTTGCTGGATAG
- a CDS encoding NAD-dependent epimerase/dehydratase family protein, translating into MNILITGIHGFVGSNLVRSLENHTIYGLSTRSPFWENLNGLPPIDCIIHLAGKAHDTKNITESEIYFNINTELTKKIFDYFLQTSAKKFIYFSSVKAVADTVDTILTEDAIPLPIGPYGESKYFAEEYIRTVSINASIPNKQVYILRPCMIHGPGNKGNLNLLYNIINLSIPWPLGSFDNNRSFTSIDNLIYIINKLLEHEIASGVYNVADDEALSTNEIIQCIGETIPRKCKILYINKRLMAGVARLGDIFHLPLNQERLKKLTENYIVSNEKIKKALSIDYLPLSAKNGLIKTIQSFKSESIQR; encoded by the coding sequence ATGAATATCCTTATTACTGGAATACATGGCTTTGTTGGAAGTAATCTTGTTAGATCATTGGAAAATCATACTATTTATGGTTTAAGTACCCGTTCACCTTTTTGGGAAAATTTAAACGGCTTGCCTCCAATTGATTGTATTATTCATTTAGCAGGTAAAGCCCATGATACAAAAAATATAACAGAATCAGAAATATATTTTAATATAAATACCGAATTGACAAAAAAAATATTTGATTATTTCCTGCAAACAAGTGCAAAGAAATTTATTTATTTTAGTTCAGTAAAAGCGGTTGCTGATACGGTTGATACTATTCTAACCGAAGATGCTATCCCTCTTCCAATAGGTCCATATGGTGAAAGTAAATATTTTGCAGAAGAATATATTAGGACGGTTTCAATAAATGCATCTATACCAAATAAACAAGTTTATATACTTCGCCCTTGTATGATTCATGGCCCTGGTAATAAGGGCAACTTAAATTTATTATATAATATAATAAATTTAAGTATTCCCTGGCCGCTTGGATCTTTCGATAATAATCGATCTTTTACTTCAATTGATAATTTGATTTATATAATAAATAAATTATTGGAGCATGAAATAGCTTCGGGGGTTTATAATGTAGCTGATGATGAGGCATTATCAACCAACGAAATAATACAATGTATAGGTGAAACAATACCCCGCAAATGCAAAATTTTGTATATAAATAAACGATTAATGGCAGGTGTCGCAAGATTGGGGGATATATTTCACCTTCCCCTGAATCAAGAGCGTTTGAAAAAACTAACTGAAAACTATATTGTTTCAAATGAAAAAATTAAAAAAGCCTTGAGTATAGATTATCTGCCATTGTCAGCCAAGAACGGATTGATAAAAACCATTCAGTCTTTTAAATCGGAGAGTATTCAAAGATGA
- a CDS encoding sugar transferase, translating into MIRFFDILFSGIAIIILLPFMIPIVIGLKLTGEHYIFYEQIRVGRHSKDFRLLKFATMLKNSPNLPGGLYTNVNDPRMLPMGKFLRKTKINELPQLINIFLGQMSIVGYRPTVREHYNAYPEYAKQKLYYSKPGLTGMGSIIFRNEEEILQKFEDKKNFHQNVIIPYKALLESWYIDKRNLVNYFKIIIITVIVVLKSTNDSWKKSFRDIPSPPPELQPYI; encoded by the coding sequence ATGATCCGTTTTTTTGACATTTTATTTTCAGGTATTGCAATTATTATTTTGCTTCCCTTTATGATCCCAATAGTAATTGGGTTAAAGTTGACAGGGGAACATTATATATTTTATGAGCAAATAAGGGTTGGTCGTCATAGCAAAGATTTTAGATTGCTCAAATTTGCCACAATGCTTAAAAATTCTCCTAATTTGCCTGGTGGTTTATATACGAATGTCAATGACCCAAGAATGCTTCCTATGGGAAAATTTTTAAGGAAGACAAAAATAAATGAGCTTCCACAGCTGATAAATATTTTTCTTGGCCAAATGAGTATTGTTGGTTATAGACCAACAGTTAGAGAACATTATAATGCATATCCAGAATATGCTAAACAAAAATTATATTATTCAAAGCCAGGATTAACCGGGATGGGGTCTATTATCTTCAGAAATGAGGAAGAAATCCTTCAAAAATTTGAAGATAAAAAAAACTTTCATCAAAATGTGATTATTCCATATAAAGCCTTGTTAGAAAGTTGGTATATTGATAAAAGAAATTTAGTAAATTATTTTAAGATAATTATTATTACAGTCATTGTGGTGTTGAAAAGTACTAACGATTCATGGAAGAAAAGTTTTCGTGATATTCCTTCTCCGCCTCCTGAATTACAGCCATACATATAA